The following are from one region of the Salvia hispanica cultivar TCC Black 2014 chromosome 1, UniMelb_Shisp_WGS_1.0, whole genome shotgun sequence genome:
- the LOC125202072 gene encoding uncharacterized protein LOC125202072 isoform X2, which yields MSINTITNSGSRDCCSYFNNGTTCLRINNFPPIKLLKKSDELPPLSINFNTKYQSLRIVPISGSLRPQASSSSSSSSSSPSPSSSSPWKKWLWGVLLTVILPAAGHKGGLLIGLKGKIDQALETVEHVTEMVEEMAEEAEKIVEEVEEKLPGDSKIKKALDSFENLAKVAVKEAKRAEDIIHKVKDVEEEIEGVLMKGGKNQDDDKKV from the exons ATGTCCATTAATACAATCACAAATTCTGGATCAAGAGACTGTTGTAGCTACTTCAACAATGGAACAACTTGCCTCAGAATCAACAATTTCCCACCCatcaaacttttgaaaaaGAGTGATGAATTACCTCCACTTTCCATAAACTTCAACACCAAATACCAAAGTTTAAg AATTGTACCTATCTCGGGCAGCCTTCGACCCCAGGCTTCTTCATCTtcgtcgtcttcttcttcttcaccgagcccttcctcctcctccccgtg GAAAAAATGGTTATGGGGAGTTCTACTAACCGTGATCCTGCCTGCAGCTGGTCACAAGGGAGGGCTTCTGATAGGGCTTAAAG gTAAAATCGATCAAGCTTTAGAAACGGTGGAACACGTGACGGAGATGGTGGAGGAGATGGCCGAGGAGGCGGAGAAGATTGTGGAGGAGGTAGAGGAGAAGCTCCCCGGAGATTCCAAGATCAAAAAGGCACTCGATTCATTTGAAAATCTTGCTAAAGTTGCTGTTAAGGAAGCCAAGAGAGCTGAAGACATTATTCACAAG GTAAAGGATGTGGAAGAGGAGATAGAGGGGGTTCTTATGAAAGGTGGTAAAAATCAAGACGACGACAAAAAGGTGTAA
- the LOC125202072 gene encoding uncharacterized protein LOC125202072 isoform X1 produces the protein MSINTITNSGSRDCCSYFNNGTTCLRINNFPPIKLLKKSDELPPLSINFNTKYQSLSHSTHRIVPISGSLRPQASSSSSSSSSSPSPSSSSPWKKWLWGVLLTVILPAAGHKGGLLIGLKGKIDQALETVEHVTEMVEEMAEEAEKIVEEVEEKLPGDSKIKKALDSFENLAKVAVKEAKRAEDIIHKVKDVEEEIEGVLMKGGKNQDDDKKV, from the exons ATGTCCATTAATACAATCACAAATTCTGGATCAAGAGACTGTTGTAGCTACTTCAACAATGGAACAACTTGCCTCAGAATCAACAATTTCCCACCCatcaaacttttgaaaaaGAGTGATGAATTACCTCCACTTTCCATAAACTTCAACACCAAATACCAAAGTTTAAg tcaCTCTACGCACAGAATTGTACCTATCTCGGGCAGCCTTCGACCCCAGGCTTCTTCATCTtcgtcgtcttcttcttcttcaccgagcccttcctcctcctccccgtg GAAAAAATGGTTATGGGGAGTTCTACTAACCGTGATCCTGCCTGCAGCTGGTCACAAGGGAGGGCTTCTGATAGGGCTTAAAG gTAAAATCGATCAAGCTTTAGAAACGGTGGAACACGTGACGGAGATGGTGGAGGAGATGGCCGAGGAGGCGGAGAAGATTGTGGAGGAGGTAGAGGAGAAGCTCCCCGGAGATTCCAAGATCAAAAAGGCACTCGATTCATTTGAAAATCTTGCTAAAGTTGCTGTTAAGGAAGCCAAGAGAGCTGAAGACATTATTCACAAG GTAAAGGATGTGGAAGAGGAGATAGAGGGGGTTCTTATGAAAGGTGGTAAAAATCAAGACGACGACAAAAAGGTGTAA